From Pseudoalteromonas rubra, one genomic window encodes:
- a CDS encoding TIGR01777 family oxidoreductase, translating into MKVLMTGATGLIGSELCKFLFNKHKIIALTRNIAKARRLLDSKIELVDDLDQVNFNELDVVINLAGEPIADKRWTEKQKARIMDSRILLTEALSARIRNCDTPPHTFISGSAIGYYGRQPATVKVGEDFDDPYPEFSHQLCKDWEAKANSAQNEATRVCIIRTGVVLSRHGGALKKMLPAFQFGMGGPMASGEQVMSWIHIDDMVQLILFLIKHQELAGVFNATAPAPVSNKEFAERLAITLRRPAMFTMPEFVLKALFGEMSELLIYGQRVLPRRALKANYRFRYPNLDEALQQLFH; encoded by the coding sequence ATGAAGGTATTAATGACAGGCGCCACCGGGCTCATCGGGTCAGAGTTGTGCAAATTCCTATTCAACAAACACAAAATCATTGCATTGACACGCAATATTGCCAAAGCCCGGCGCTTGCTGGACAGTAAAATTGAGCTCGTCGACGATCTGGATCAGGTCAACTTTAATGAACTGGATGTGGTTATCAATCTTGCAGGCGAACCCATTGCTGACAAACGCTGGACTGAAAAACAAAAAGCCCGGATCATGGACAGCCGCATTTTACTGACCGAAGCGCTCAGCGCACGGATCCGCAATTGCGACACGCCACCACATACCTTTATTTCAGGCAGTGCCATTGGCTATTACGGCAGACAGCCTGCAACAGTTAAGGTGGGCGAGGATTTTGACGACCCCTACCCGGAGTTTAGTCATCAACTCTGTAAAGACTGGGAAGCAAAGGCGAATTCAGCCCAGAATGAAGCCACACGGGTCTGTATAATCAGAACCGGTGTGGTGTTATCCAGACACGGCGGTGCACTGAAGAAAATGTTGCCAGCCTTTCAGTTCGGTATGGGTGGACCCATGGCCAGCGGTGAGCAGGTGATGTCCTGGATCCATATTGACGATATGGTGCAACTCATTTTATTTCTGATTAAACATCAGGAACTTGCCGGTGTATTCAACGCGACGGCACCAGCCCCGGTATCCAACAAGGAGTTTGCTGAGCGTCTGGCTATCACTTTAAGACGCCCTGCCATGTTTACTATGCCAGAATTCGTACTCAAGGCGTTGTTTGGTGAAATGTCTGAATTGCTGATTTACGGCCAGCGTGTGTTACCCCGGCGAGCACTCAAAGCAAATTACCGCTTTCGTTACCCTAACCTGGACGAGGCGCTTCAGCAATTGTTTCATTGA
- a CDS encoding AI-2E family transporter, translating into MSSLSGITKSLVVIASLFIVLAGIKLANDIVVPFVLAAFIAIICNPLLKFFANYRIPKGLAIVLIIMMVMLMGMSLTGLVGQSLNDFSSQLPQYREALRSKFIWFVDMAAQYNILVDKQQLIALFDPGKMIDVATNMLAGFGGVMANIFLILLTVVFMLFEAPMISTKVHLALDDPDMKMKQIDRFLDSINSYLAIKTLVSLATGVLAAVFLWVLDVDYFVLWGVFAFLLNYIPNIGSIIAAVPPVLLALVTHSPMVSAIVAVGYISINTIMGNIVEPRFMGRGLGLSTLVVFLSLIFWGWLLGTVGMLLSVPLTMVVKIALENSEDGRWLATMLGGEEQHNAR; encoded by the coding sequence GTGTCTTCATTGTCTGGGATCACTAAAAGCTTAGTCGTTATTGCGTCATTGTTCATTGTTTTGGCCGGAATTAAACTGGCGAACGACATCGTTGTCCCTTTTGTTTTAGCAGCCTTTATTGCCATTATATGTAACCCACTTCTGAAGTTTTTTGCGAACTATCGCATTCCAAAAGGACTGGCAATTGTCCTGATCATCATGATGGTCATGCTGATGGGGATGAGTCTGACAGGCCTGGTTGGCCAGTCGTTAAATGACTTTTCGAGCCAGTTACCTCAATACAGAGAAGCCCTGCGCAGCAAGTTTATCTGGTTTGTTGATATGGCAGCCCAATATAATATTTTAGTTGATAAACAACAGCTTATAGCGTTATTTGATCCAGGTAAGATGATTGATGTGGCAACCAACATGCTAGCCGGCTTTGGCGGTGTGATGGCCAACATCTTTCTGATCCTGCTAACAGTGGTCTTTATGCTTTTTGAAGCGCCGATGATCAGTACCAAGGTACACCTTGCACTGGATGACCCGGATATGAAAATGAAGCAGATTGACCGCTTTTTGGACTCGATAAACAGTTACCTGGCCATTAAGACGTTAGTGTCATTGGCAACGGGGGTGCTGGCGGCAGTGTTTCTTTGGGTGCTGGATGTTGATTATTTTGTGCTTTGGGGTGTGTTTGCCTTTTTGCTCAATTATATTCCCAATATAGGCTCGATTATTGCGGCGGTGCCACCGGTGTTACTGGCGCTGGTGACACACAGTCCTATGGTCAGCGCAATTGTGGCTGTGGGATACATTAGTATCAATACCATTATGGGAAATATTGTCGAGCCGCGTTTTATGGGCCGGGGGCTTGGCCTGAGCACTTTGGTGGTGTTCTTGTCTTTAATCTTCTGGGGCTGGTTGTTGGGCACTGTGGGTATGCTGCTGTCTGTGCCTTTGACTATGGTGGTTAAAATTGCCCTTGAAAACAGCGAAGATGGCCGTTGGTTGGCAACAATGTTAGGCGGTGAAGAACAGCACAATGCTAGATAA
- a CDS encoding ATP-binding protein — MVNRAQISLKIRQGFILVFVLIVALPALFFSISRAYHATLVEATHKTLEAHLYSLISEVDFVTMEMPNSILAPELNRLNSDTYALIYQQNTLVWHSESAMDLTVTPDISQSKAGAKEFERVEYNQELYWQLGMTVILGNASHSQQANFILLKKNSALVAQMAQFRNTLVNWMLVMGIMIAVLMALGFIWSARPLQRLDKEIKAVEAGEIDKISGLYPVELNTIKADLNLLLDSQRRQKERYRASLSDLAHALKTPLAVLKSSPLAENADAQEQLDRINAMIEHQLKRAASGASDTWKKQTQVQPVVSAILNAMNKVYHDKQINFSSACPEDAAFLGDKTDLMEILGNLIDNACKACQSQVDIDVKYNQSKGVRFIISDDGPGIPEQNRSTLLQRGARLDTYENGHGVGMAIVSDLVSSYHGSIDINYSQLGGAQFTIEFSYEQTQ, encoded by the coding sequence GTGGTAAATCGCGCTCAAATTTCCCTTAAAATAAGGCAAGGATTTATCCTTGTCTTTGTTCTTATTGTTGCACTGCCCGCACTGTTTTTCTCAATCAGCCGTGCTTATCACGCGACCTTAGTCGAAGCAACACACAAAACCCTTGAAGCCCATCTTTACTCGCTTATCTCAGAGGTCGATTTCGTGACCATGGAGATGCCCAACAGCATTTTAGCGCCTGAATTGAACCGACTTAACTCAGATACCTACGCGCTTATTTATCAACAGAACACGCTGGTCTGGCACTCTGAGTCGGCAATGGATCTGACCGTCACGCCGGATATATCGCAAAGCAAAGCCGGCGCGAAAGAGTTCGAGCGGGTTGAGTACAATCAGGAGCTTTACTGGCAACTCGGCATGACGGTCATTCTGGGCAATGCCAGTCACTCGCAGCAGGCCAATTTTATACTGCTGAAGAAAAACTCAGCCCTGGTCGCACAAATGGCTCAGTTTCGTAATACACTGGTCAACTGGATGTTGGTAATGGGCATTATGATAGCTGTACTTATGGCGCTTGGGTTTATCTGGAGTGCCAGGCCCCTGCAACGGCTGGACAAAGAAATAAAAGCCGTCGAAGCAGGCGAGATTGACAAAATCAGTGGCCTCTACCCTGTTGAACTCAATACCATCAAAGCCGACCTAAATTTACTACTGGACTCGCAAAGAAGGCAGAAAGAGCGCTACCGAGCCTCACTGAGCGATCTTGCTCACGCACTTAAAACTCCTCTGGCGGTGCTCAAATCCAGTCCACTGGCAGAAAACGCCGACGCTCAGGAGCAGCTTGATCGCATTAATGCCATGATTGAGCATCAGCTGAAACGTGCCGCATCGGGCGCATCTGACACCTGGAAAAAACAAACTCAGGTGCAGCCTGTAGTCAGTGCTATCCTCAATGCCATGAACAAGGTCTATCACGATAAGCAGATCAACTTTAGTTCTGCGTGCCCAGAAGACGCGGCATTTCTGGGCGATAAAACCGATCTGATGGAAATTTTGGGTAATTTGATCGACAATGCATGTAAAGCCTGCCAGTCGCAGGTTGATATCGACGTGAAATATAATCAAAGCAAAGGCGTGCGTTTTATCATCAGTGACGATGGCCCAGGCATCCCTGAGCAGAACAGAAGCACCCTGTTGCAACGTGGGGCGCGCCTGGATACCTATGAAAATGGCCACGGAGTTGGCATGGCCATTGTGTCCGACCTCGTCTCTTCCTATCACGGAAGCATAGACATAAATTACAGCCAGCTGGGCGGTGCCCAGTTTACAATAGAATTTAGTTATGAACAGACCCAATAA
- a CDS encoding response regulator transcription factor, protein MRILVIEDDIQLAENLRTALEKEKYSVDLCHDGENGLFHLTEYPLDLAVVDLGLPKLDGIELIRQARAKGIKLPILILTARDRWQEKVEGLDAGADDYLTKPFHTEELIARCNALIRRSAGQANPEISIGPVKIHTRSQQVWVEDRELTLTAYEYKVLEYLMVNPLKVISKSELTEHIYDQDFDLDSNVIEVFVLRLRKKLDPDGTLNPVETLRGRGYRFKNQW, encoded by the coding sequence ATGCGAATTCTTGTAATAGAAGATGATATACAACTGGCAGAAAACCTGCGTACAGCGCTGGAAAAAGAGAAGTACAGTGTTGATCTGTGCCACGACGGAGAAAATGGTCTTTTTCACTTAACTGAGTACCCATTGGATTTGGCTGTGGTCGACCTTGGTTTACCTAAACTGGATGGCATAGAGCTCATTCGCCAGGCACGCGCCAAAGGCATCAAATTACCTATTTTGATCCTCACTGCACGTGATCGCTGGCAGGAAAAAGTCGAGGGGCTGGATGCTGGTGCCGATGACTATCTGACCAAACCCTTCCATACAGAAGAGTTGATTGCCCGCTGTAACGCCCTGATCCGAAGAAGTGCAGGACAAGCGAACCCGGAGATCAGCATTGGTCCGGTAAAAATACATACGCGCTCTCAGCAGGTGTGGGTAGAAGACAGAGAGCTCACACTCACCGCTTACGAATACAAAGTACTGGAATACCTGATGGTCAATCCACTCAAGGTAATTTCAAAATCCGAGTTGACCGAACATATTTACGATCAGGATTTTGATCTTGACTCAAATGTCATTGAAGTGTTTGTACTCAGACTGAGAAAGAAACTGGATCCAGACGGCACACTTAACCCCGTTGAAACGCTCAGAGGCCGAGGCTATAGGTTTAAAAACCAGTGGTAA
- a CDS encoding PepSY domain-containing protein, whose translation MQLPRCLAVTLAFCLLGSQPTEASEKQDTISKKQAVKLATDQYSGKTLKISKQGDYYVVRILLDDGRIIDLKVHQVTGEVKKD comes from the coding sequence ATGCAGTTGCCAAGATGTCTTGCAGTTACGTTAGCCTTCTGTTTGCTGGGTTCCCAGCCCACTGAAGCTTCTGAAAAGCAAGATACGATAAGCAAAAAGCAAGCTGTTAAACTTGCAACCGACCAGTACTCAGGTAAAACACTCAAGATCTCCAAGCAAGGAGACTATTACGTAGTGAGAATTTTGCTCGATGATGGCCGGATCATAGATTTAAAGGTTCATCAGGTAACGGGCGAAGTGAAGAAGGACTAA
- a CDS encoding YciI family protein gives MLYMIYSTDVENSLQKRLAARPAHLARLNELDQQQRLFAAGPLPAIDSPDPGEAGFTGSLVIAEFDSLAQAEAWAAEDPYIAAGVYASSIVKPYKKVLP, from the coding sequence ATGCTTTATATGATCTACTCAACTGATGTTGAAAACTCTTTGCAGAAGCGCTTAGCAGCACGCCCGGCACACCTGGCCAGACTGAATGAGCTTGATCAGCAACAGCGCTTGTTCGCCGCCGGCCCTCTGCCCGCTATCGACAGTCCAGATCCGGGCGAAGCTGGGTTTACCGGTTCTTTAGTTATCGCAGAATTCGATTCCCTGGCGCAGGCCGAAGCATGGGCTGCGGAAGACCCCTATATCGCAGCGGGTGTTTATGCCAGCAGCATAGTCAAGCCATACAAGAAAGTACTGCCTTAA
- a CDS encoding sodium-dependent transporter, whose protein sequence is MSANREHFSSRLGFILAAAGSAVGIGNLVGFPVSATKNGGGAFLLTYALFVIFICLPVMMAEMAMGRKAQKDPYGSYKSLTQGDKKWSLAGAIAVLTPFMIAVFYMVITVWIFGYLVQTVLGNLDMLANPGHFDAFVNEYTMFIYMVFVGLFVNLILVGGVKEGIEKAAKFMMPALFVLLLGLVVYVLTLDNAMAGVRYYLVPDFSKMNASVLNGALSQSFFSLSLGMGILITYASYISRKDDIVGSSKMVAITDSLVAFIAGLMVLPAIFSFNPDTDPAKLSDSSVSMIFVYLPKLLLALQSDIGYFGASAVAALFFLLVFFAAITSLVSIIEVPTAALMEEKNISRKKALGLLALTTGGLTVLCTMSFGMVGWLTDFVNYGGASQSMFALISDVFYETILPFNGLLVCLFVMYRWKKHNLSEELAQGSPNYKGSLMEKYVNFSLSTFIPVILTVIFVNTVTTKFFAFSLFGF, encoded by the coding sequence GTGAGCGCAAATCGTGAGCACTTTAGCTCGCGGCTGGGTTTTATCCTTGCCGCAGCAGGTTCCGCAGTCGGGATTGGTAACCTCGTTGGGTTTCCCGTATCTGCAACAAAAAATGGGGGCGGTGCGTTTCTGCTTACTTATGCCCTGTTTGTTATCTTTATTTGTCTGCCGGTGATGATGGCAGAAATGGCGATGGGGCGTAAGGCGCAAAAAGACCCTTATGGTTCCTATAAGTCGCTAACGCAGGGGGATAAAAAGTGGTCCCTGGCAGGGGCTATCGCCGTTTTAACCCCGTTTATGATTGCCGTGTTTTACATGGTCATCACAGTGTGGATCTTCGGCTATCTGGTGCAAACTGTGCTGGGGAACCTGGATATGCTGGCAAATCCGGGTCACTTCGATGCCTTTGTAAATGAATACACTATGTTTATCTACATGGTGTTTGTTGGCCTGTTCGTTAACCTTATTCTGGTTGGTGGCGTAAAAGAAGGCATTGAAAAAGCCGCTAAGTTTATGATGCCGGCGCTTTTTGTGTTACTACTTGGCCTGGTGGTCTATGTATTAACGCTGGACAATGCCATGGCAGGTGTGCGTTATTATCTGGTGCCAGATTTCTCTAAAATGAACGCCAGTGTGCTTAACGGTGCTTTATCACAATCGTTTTTCTCCCTGTCTCTGGGAATGGGTATCCTGATAACTTATGCCTCCTATATCTCCAGGAAAGATGACATTGTTGGCAGTTCTAAAATGGTGGCAATTACAGACTCTTTAGTCGCGTTTATCGCAGGTTTGATGGTGCTGCCAGCCATTTTCAGCTTCAACCCGGATACCGATCCGGCGAAGCTAAGTGATTCGTCAGTGTCCATGATTTTTGTCTATCTGCCAAAGTTGTTGCTGGCATTGCAATCTGACATCGGCTACTTTGGCGCTTCTGCGGTAGCGGCGTTGTTCTTCCTGCTGGTCTTTTTTGCTGCAATCACCTCACTGGTGTCGATCATCGAAGTACCAACTGCTGCGTTAATGGAAGAAAAGAACATCAGCCGTAAAAAGGCGTTGGGCCTGTTGGCATTGACAACGGGCGGACTGACTGTGCTGTGTACCATGTCTTTTGGTATGGTTGGTTGGCTGACTGATTTTGTTAACTATGGCGGTGCCAGTCAGAGCATGTTTGCGCTGATCTCGGATGTATTCTACGAAACCATTTTACCTTTTAACGGTTTACTGGTTTGCTTGTTTGTGATGTATCGCTGGAAAAAGCATAATTTGTCAGAAGAGCTGGCACAGGGGTCACCAAACTATAAAGGCAGCCTGATGGAAAAGTACGTGAACTTCTCATTATCTACTTTCATCCCAGTGATCCTGACCGTCATCTTCGTTAATACAGTAACGACGAAGTTTTTTGCATTTAGTTTGTTTGGCTTCTAG
- a CDS encoding CPBP family intramembrane glutamic endopeptidase — protein MNANQYRWCELFLVFFLLPVIAYAFRHQLANWLFPALIILTAVCTYLLLTDPHFKRFRLTSLGTFSTVKRRLFSTFFIGALFSAMFYGLVNQESWFDMPLKSTNDWLILLIAYPILSVVPQELVFRSYFFHRYKRILPRKTIRVVLSAAVFALAHCVYDNWVAIALSFAGGLLFAYTYAHSRSLAVCVLEHSLWGLWVFTLGLGQYLDSGLTF, from the coding sequence TTGAACGCAAACCAATATCGCTGGTGCGAACTATTCCTGGTGTTTTTCCTGCTACCTGTTATTGCCTATGCATTTCGCCATCAACTCGCCAATTGGTTGTTTCCGGCTTTGATTATACTCACAGCTGTGTGTACATATTTGTTACTCACCGATCCACATTTCAAACGATTTCGCCTGACCAGTCTGGGGACCTTTTCTACAGTGAAGCGGCGGCTGTTTTCAACCTTCTTTATCGGTGCCCTGTTTTCCGCCATGTTTTATGGCCTGGTGAATCAGGAAAGCTGGTTTGATATGCCGCTCAAATCCACCAATGACTGGTTGATCCTGCTAATAGCCTATCCAATATTATCGGTAGTACCGCAAGAGCTGGTGTTTCGCAGCTACTTTTTTCATCGCTACAAGCGTATTTTACCGAGGAAGACAATTCGGGTTGTGTTGAGTGCTGCTGTATTCGCGCTAGCTCACTGTGTATATGACAACTGGGTGGCCATTGCACTTTCTTTTGCCGGCGGATTGTTATTTGCCTATACCTACGCACACAGTCGCTCTTTAGCCGTCTGTGTACTCGAACATAGTCTTTGGGGATTATGGGTTTTTACCCTGGGGCTGGGTCAGTATCTGGATTCAGGCCTGACGTTTTAG
- a CDS encoding HU family DNA-binding protein: MNKSELVTAMAAHSELTKKDTQAALGSLIKLITKRLSEGDQVQLNGMGTFTLSYHPAKPGRNPRTGEEIMIEGQNKVLFKPAKALKDALADK; this comes from the coding sequence ATGAATAAAAGTGAACTGGTTACAGCCATGGCGGCGCACAGTGAATTGACCAAGAAAGACACACAGGCTGCACTGGGTAGTCTTATAAAACTTATCACCAAACGTCTCTCTGAAGGAGATCAGGTTCAACTTAATGGTATGGGCACCTTTACGCTGAGCTATCATCCGGCCAAGCCGGGCAGAAACCCCAGAACAGGGGAAGAGATCATGATCGAAGGGCAGAATAAAGTGCTGTTTAAGCCAGCCAAAGCGCTCAAGGACGCTCTGGCTGACAAATAG
- the trpA gene encoding tryptophan synthase subunit alpha produces the protein MSRYNEMFQQLNDKQQGAFVPFVTIGDPDKETSLAIIKSLIEGGADALELGIPFSDPIADGPVIQAANIRALEQNIDTEDCFDVIRAVREQYPHIPIGLLLYSNLIFARGLDAFYQQAKAAGVDSVLVADVPLHESKMFRRAAVEAGIEPIFIATPNASDDTLRECASYGRGYTYLLSRAGVTGTESQVQMPTGEIITKLTEYHAAPALLGFGISTPEQVKAALDSGAAGAISGSAVVKIIEQHLDDKPAMYQALNAFVRDMKAATAR, from the coding sequence ATGAGCCGTTACAATGAGATGTTCCAGCAGCTAAACGACAAGCAGCAAGGCGCGTTTGTCCCGTTCGTCACCATTGGCGACCCGGACAAAGAAACCAGCCTCGCAATCATCAAAAGCCTGATTGAAGGTGGTGCGGATGCACTGGAGCTGGGGATCCCGTTTTCCGATCCCATCGCAGACGGTCCGGTTATCCAGGCCGCAAATATTCGTGCTCTAGAACAGAACATTGACACAGAAGATTGCTTTGACGTGATCCGTGCAGTGCGCGAGCAATATCCTCATATCCCAATTGGGTTGCTACTATATTCAAACCTGATTTTCGCTCGTGGTCTGGATGCATTTTACCAGCAAGCCAAAGCGGCTGGCGTCGATTCGGTATTGGTTGCAGATGTGCCGCTGCACGAGTCAAAAATGTTCCGCCGAGCAGCGGTAGAGGCAGGCATTGAGCCGATCTTCATCGCAACGCCTAATGCCAGTGATGATACCTTACGCGAATGTGCCAGTTACGGCAGAGGCTATACTTATTTGCTCTCGCGCGCTGGTGTGACCGGTACAGAAAGCCAGGTGCAAATGCCAACCGGTGAGATCATCACTAAGCTCACCGAGTACCATGCCGCCCCAGCCTTGCTGGGCTTCGGTATCTCCACGCCGGAGCAGGTCAAAGCAGCACTTGACTCAGGTGCCGCAGGTGCCATCTCAGGTTCTGCTGTGGTCAAAATTATTGAGCAGCATCTGGATGACAAGCCTGCGATGTATCAGGCCCTGAACGCTTTTGTACGCGACATGAAAGCCGCTACCGCGCGCTAA
- the trpB gene encoding tryptophan synthase subunit beta, translating to MNTGYYGDFGGMFVPELLVPALKQLEQEFNKAQQDPAFQQEFYQLLNEFAGRPTPLTLTRNLVKNPKVKLYLKREDLLHGGAHKTNQVLGQALLTKRMGKSEVIAETGAGQHGVATALACALLGLKCRVYMGAKDVERQQPNVFRMRLMGAEVIPVTAGSGTLKDAVNEAMRDWSANYKTAHYLLGTAAGPHPFPTLVREFQKMIGEEAKQQVLEAEGKLPDVVMACVGGGSNAIGMFADFIDEKDVKLIGVEPAGKGLDTEEHGAALCKGTKGILHGAYTYIMQNQDGQIEESYSVSAGLDYPAVGPQHAYLHETGRAQYVAVTDDEALAAFQSLAKHEGIIPALESSHALAYALKYAEAQEQDTVIVINLSGRGDKDLAHVHQVLEARGEL from the coding sequence ATGAATACAGGATATTACGGTGATTTTGGTGGCATGTTTGTCCCTGAATTACTAGTTCCTGCGCTCAAGCAGCTTGAGCAGGAATTTAATAAAGCACAACAAGACCCGGCATTTCAGCAGGAATTTTATCAATTACTCAATGAGTTTGCAGGGCGCCCGACGCCACTGACGCTCACCAGAAACCTGGTTAAAAACCCAAAAGTAAAGCTGTATCTGAAACGAGAAGATCTGCTCCACGGTGGCGCACACAAAACCAACCAGGTGCTTGGCCAGGCGCTGCTCACTAAACGTATGGGTAAATCAGAAGTCATCGCAGAGACCGGCGCCGGGCAACATGGTGTTGCAACAGCACTGGCCTGTGCCCTGCTGGGTCTGAAATGCCGCGTTTACATGGGTGCCAAAGACGTTGAACGTCAGCAACCCAACGTGTTCCGTATGCGCCTGATGGGTGCAGAAGTTATCCCGGTTACAGCAGGCTCAGGCACACTTAAAGACGCCGTAAATGAAGCGATGCGCGACTGGTCAGCCAATTACAAAACCGCCCACTACCTGCTTGGTACCGCAGCGGGCCCTCATCCTTTCCCGACTCTGGTACGTGAGTTCCAAAAAATGATCGGTGAAGAAGCAAAACAACAGGTACTGGAAGCTGAAGGTAAACTGCCGGATGTAGTCATGGCCTGTGTGGGTGGAGGCTCCAATGCGATTGGGATGTTTGCAGACTTTATTGACGAAAAAGACGTCAAACTAATTGGCGTGGAGCCCGCAGGTAAAGGTCTGGATACCGAAGAACATGGCGCAGCATTGTGTAAGGGGACTAAAGGCATTTTACATGGTGCTTATACTTATATCATGCAAAATCAGGACGGCCAGATAGAGGAGTCATACTCGGTCTCTGCGGGTCTGGATTACCCAGCTGTTGGACCGCAACACGCCTACCTGCACGAGACCGGCCGGGCCCAGTATGTCGCTGTAACCGATGATGAAGCGCTGGCCGCTTTCCAGTCATTGGCAAAACATGAAGGGATCATTCCGGCGCTGGAATCCAGTCATGCGTTAGCCTACGCATTGAAATATGCTGAGGCACAAGAACAAGACACAGTAATAGTGATCAATTTAAGTGGTCGTGGTGACAAAGACTTAGCCCATGTCCACCAGGTATTAGAAGCGCGAGGTGAGCTATGA
- the trpCF gene encoding bifunctional indole-3-glycerol-phosphate synthase TrpC/phosphoribosylanthranilate isomerase TrpF — MANVLEKIVADKEVEVAQRKQDRPLERFVDQITPSDRDFYAALSRPGTQFILECKKASPSKGLIRQHFDLDEITAVYGRYASCISVLTDEKYFQGNFEYLSYVRTQVSQPLICKDFFIDEYQVYLARLSGGDAILLMLSVLDDARYTALAELAHSLNMAVLTEVSNEEEVHRALALNARLIGINNRNLRDLSTDLATSERLRKLIPDDRTVISESGIYTHADVKRLAPICDGFLVGSSLMAEQDLETACRKLILGENKVCGLTRSQDAIAAYEAGAVYGGLIFYPKSPRYVDIDCAKAVVDSAPLNYVGVFVDAPLTQVIENVRILKLSAVQLHGNETQDYIDELRKLLPVNCQIWKAQGISDHLPAPLQGVDKHLYDTKVKGQLGGTGQAFDWQLLSQTPGSFMLAGGLSADNLTQASYLGAAGFDLNSGVEISPGKKCADKLNTAFNTIRKY, encoded by the coding sequence ATGGCTAATGTGTTAGAAAAAATTGTTGCTGACAAAGAAGTCGAAGTCGCGCAAAGAAAACAAGATCGCCCGCTGGAGCGCTTTGTTGATCAAATTACGCCCAGTGATCGGGATTTTTACGCGGCGCTGAGCCGCCCGGGAACTCAGTTTATTCTGGAGTGTAAAAAAGCCTCACCGTCGAAAGGTCTGATCCGCCAACACTTCGACCTGGATGAAATTACCGCAGTTTACGGTCGTTACGCCAGCTGCATCAGTGTGCTCACTGACGAAAAGTATTTTCAGGGTAATTTTGAGTATCTTAGCTATGTCAGAACCCAGGTCTCGCAACCCCTCATCTGTAAAGACTTCTTTATCGATGAATACCAGGTGTACCTGGCCCGTTTAAGTGGTGGCGATGCCATTTTGTTAATGCTATCAGTACTCGATGATGCGCGTTACACAGCTTTGGCCGAGCTTGCACACAGCCTGAACATGGCAGTCCTGACTGAAGTCAGCAATGAAGAAGAAGTCCATCGCGCACTTGCGCTGAACGCCAGGCTCATTGGTATCAATAACCGCAATCTCAGAGATTTAAGTACAGATCTGGCGACCAGCGAACGTTTACGCAAATTAATCCCGGACGATAGAACTGTAATCTCGGAATCGGGTATCTATACCCATGCAGACGTTAAACGTCTTGCCCCCATTTGCGATGGCTTCCTGGTCGGCAGCTCTTTAATGGCTGAACAAGACCTGGAGACCGCTTGTCGCAAACTGATCTTGGGTGAAAACAAGGTCTGTGGCTTAACTCGCAGTCAGGACGCCATTGCCGCTTATGAGGCCGGTGCAGTATACGGAGGATTGATTTTTTATCCCAAATCACCCCGTTATGTTGACATTGACTGTGCAAAAGCCGTCGTAGACAGCGCGCCCCTCAACTATGTGGGCGTATTTGTCGATGCACCACTTACACAAGTGATTGAAAACGTACGCATCCTCAAGCTCAGCGCAGTGCAATTACATGGCAATGAAACGCAAGACTACATTGATGAGCTGCGCAAACTGTTACCTGTTAACTGCCAGATCTGGAAAGCCCAAGGGATCAGCGACCATCTGCCTGCTCCATTACAGGGCGTCGACAAACATTTATACGACACCAAAGTCAAGGGTCAGCTTGGTGGAACAGGGCAAGCATTTGACTGGCAGTTGCTTAGCCAGACTCCGGGCAGCTTTATGCTGGCAGGCGGACTGAGCGCTGACAACCTGACACAGGCCTCATACCTGGGCGCAGCAGGATTCGATCTGAACTCTGGTGTCGAGATCAGCCCGGGTAAAAAGTGTGCCGACAAACTCAATACAGCTTTTAACACAATTCGTAAATACTGA